From Triticum urartu cultivar G1812 chromosome 2, Tu2.1, whole genome shotgun sequence, a single genomic window includes:
- the LOC125536952 gene encoding protein C2-DOMAIN ABA-RELATED 5-like — MERLLGLLKVKVVSGVNLAICDPLAHSSDPYVAIRLGQQKVKSGIKYKSTKPEWNEELTLSITNWTLPVKIDVFDHDTFTKDDSMGDAEFSILNFVEIAKKDFSHVPDDTVMKTIHPDKGNCFSTESHITWKDGKVSQNIVLKLRNTDTGEIILHLERVNIPGTVQ; from the exons ATGGAGCGCCTGCTTGGGCTGCTCAAGGTGAAGGTGGTCAGCGGGGTGAACCTGGCCATCTGCGACCCCCTCGCCCACAGCAGCGACCCCTACGTCGCCATCCGCCTCGGACAGCAG AAAGTGAAGTCCGGTATCAAATATAAATCCACCAAGCCGGAATGGAACGAGGAGCTCACCCTGTCCATCACTAACTGGACGCTCCCCGTTAAGATT GACGTCTTTGACCATGATACTTTCACCAAGGATGACAGCATGGGCGATGCAGAGTTCAGCATCCTCAACTTTGTCGAGATCGCCAAGAAGGACTTCAGCCACGTCCCTGACGACACCGTGATGAAGACGATCCACCCTGACAAGGGCAACTGCTTCTCCACCGAGAGCCACATCACATGGAAAGACGGCAAGGTCTCTCAGAACATTGTCCTCAAGCTGAGGAACACCGACACCGGCGAGATCATCCTGCACCTGGAGCGGGTTAACATCCCAGGCACGGTGCAGTGA